From Daucus carota subsp. sativus chromosome 6, DH1 v3.0, whole genome shotgun sequence, the proteins below share one genomic window:
- the LOC108226839 gene encoding arogenate dehydratase/prephenate dehydratase 2, chloroplastic-like, with protein sequence MLVVTQFPPFPSPHLKVAYKGIIGACSEEAVLAVYPGCQLDPCETSENAVQAVESHGADRVVIPIENSLGGSFVENYDLINSHQLHIVGEVEVSTKFCLLARPGVKLEQLERVLGHPQALGQTKTFLGNLGVEKDIVIDDPYYAQLILSYKEETDLVIGTAEDHTGVIGSEKAVGLYTLHVVARGIQDGNKGSITRFWILARQMTGPSKRALYSLCEKALKMCIKPLQYL encoded by the exons ATGCTAGTGGTCACCCAGTTTCCACCTTTCCCCAGTCCCCACCTTAAAGTAGCTTATAAG GGAATAATAGGAGCATGCAGTGAGGAAGCTGTACTTGCAGTTTATCCTGGTTGTCAGTTAGATCCTTGCGAGACATCTGAGAATGCAGTGCAG GCAGTTGAATCTCATGGGGCTGACAGAGTAGTCATTCCCATAGAAAATTCATTGGGTGGGAGTTTTGTTGAAAATTACGATTTAATCAATTCTCACCAGCTGCACATTGTTGGTGAAGTTGAAGTATCCACCAAGTTCTGCCTCCTAGCACGACCTGGCGTCAAACTAGAACAGTTGGAACGTGTTCTAGGACATCCACAG GCACTTGGGCAAACCAAAACGTTCCTGGGTAACCTGGGTGTTGAAAAAGACATTGTTATTGATGATCCATATTATGCTCAG CTTATACTATCATATAAGGAAGAAACTGATCTTGTAATTGGTACCGCCGAAGACCACACTGGTGTAATCGGAAGTGAAAAAGCTGTTGGATTATATACCTTGCACGTAGTTGCAAGAGGAATCCAG GACGGGAATAAGGGAAGTATTACCCGTTTCTGGATACTAGCTAGACAAATGACGGGTCCTTCAAA ACGAGCCTTGTATTCACTCTGCGAGAAAGCCCTAAAGATGTGCATAAAACCCCTTCAGTATTTGTAA